In one Lolium rigidum isolate FL_2022 chromosome 3, APGP_CSIRO_Lrig_0.1, whole genome shotgun sequence genomic region, the following are encoded:
- the LOC124696742 gene encoding putative serpin-Z6A, whose translation MASDDIVGAASACQSGQAALAAGLLKRFTAAMATAGGNLVFSPLSIHVALALMSAGAGGKTLDQILAVAGAPSRGELEAFVRDTVVERTLADRSATGGPCVAFACGVWSDKRFPLNKAYRDTIVQIYKGDAWTVDFQNHPVEARKQINAWVARVTRNLISEVVNPQAQSKETLKVVANAIYFKGEWRQPFDKEHTVDHRKFHLLDGSPVKAFFMRRLRLHEEQIACHDGFKVLKLPYKAVDESSPGFHWKQLASLPKFSMCVFLPDARDGLPSLLSRMTSRPEFLHEHLPTSLVPVGDFRLPRFKLTFQSSIVNVLKSLGLRLPFEPDTMDLTEKMEGAQLYVDDVIHKAVIEVNEAGSEAAAYTESDDDMGFSLFGDEPPPPKPVDFVADHPFAFFIIEETTGTIVFSGHVLDPSKEE comes from the exons ATGGCATCCGACGACATAGTCGGCGCCGCGAGCGCCTGCCAGTCGGGGCAGGCGGCGCTGGCCGCGGGCTTGCTAAAACGCTTCACGGCAGCCATGGCCACGGCCGGCGGCAACCTCGTCTTCTCGCCTCTCTCGATCCACGTCGCGCTTGCGCTCATGTCGGCGGGCGCCGGCGGTAAGACGCTGGACCAGATCCTCGCCGTGGCCGGCGCGCCGTCGAGGGGCGAGCTCGAGGCGTTCGTCAGGGACACTGTGGTGGAGCGCACCCTCGCGGATCGGTCGGCGACAGGCGGGCCGTGCGTGGCGTTCGCGTGCGGCGTGTGGAGCGACAAGAGATTCCCGCTGAATAAGGCCTATCGCGACACCATCGTGCAGATCTACAAGGGCGACGCATGGACCGTCGACTTCCAGAATCAT CCAGTGGAAGCAAGGAAGCAAATTAACGCGTGGGTGGCCAGGGTAACCAGGAACCTCATAAGCGAGGTGGTGAACCCACAAGCCCAAAGTAAAGAGACCCTCAAGGTGGTAGCAAACGCCATCTACTTCAAGGGCGAGTGGCGCCAGCCTTTTGACAAGGAGCACACGGTGGACCACCGCAAGTTCCACCTCCTCGATGGAAGCCCTGTCAAAGCCTTCTTCATGAGGAGGCTGCGGTTGCACGAAGAGCAGATCGCCTGCCATGACGGGTTCAAGGTGCTCAAGCTGCCATACAAGGCAGTTGACGAGAGCTCGCCGGGCTTCCACTGGAAGCAGTTGGCGAGCCTCCCCAAGTTCTCCATGTGTGTGTTCCTCCCTGACGCCCGCGACGGCCTACCAAGCCTACTCAGCAGGATGACGTCCCGGCCAGAGTTCCTGCACGAGCACCTACCTACTTCGTTGGTTCCGGTCGGCGATTTCCGGCTGCCCAGGTTCAAGCTGACCTTCCAGAGCAGCATCGTCAACGTCCTTAAGAGCCTGGGCCTGCGCCTTCCGTTCGAACCTGACACGATGGACTTGACGGAGAAGATGGAGGGCGCACAGCTGTACGTTGACGACGTCATCCACAAGGCGGTCATTGAGGTGAACGAGGCGGGGAGCGAGGCTGCAGCCTACACCGAGTCAGACGACGACATGGGGTTCTCCCTGTTCGGTgatgagccgccgccgcccaagccgGTGGACTTTGTCGCTGACCATCCTTTCGCTTTCTTCATCATCGAGGAGACGACGGGCACCATTGTTTTCTCTGGGCATGTGCTTGACCCTTCAAAGGAAGAGTAG